From Rhodothermales bacterium, the proteins below share one genomic window:
- a CDS encoding DinB family protein, translating to MDAAFIAQSRYYLQDDFLPKIERAVALIDEETIWWRPNPASNSIGNLMLHLAGNVRQWIVSGIAGAANTRQRQLEFDTQGPMPAVELLTRLRHAVAEACGVLSRLEPDTLSESRQIQGNDVSVMEAIYHVVEHFSMHTGQILYIVKLRTGEPFGFYKATENGQANVRWNAE from the coding sequence ATGGACGCCGCATTCATCGCGCAATCCCGCTATTACCTGCAGGACGACTTCCTGCCGAAAATCGAGCGCGCCGTCGCCCTGATCGACGAGGAAACCATCTGGTGGCGGCCCAACCCGGCGTCGAACAGCATCGGCAACCTCATGCTGCATCTGGCCGGCAACGTCCGGCAATGGATCGTCAGCGGCATCGCCGGCGCGGCGAATACGCGGCAGCGGCAGCTGGAATTCGATACGCAAGGCCCCATGCCGGCCGTGGAGCTGTTGACCCGGCTGCGCCACGCCGTCGCGGAAGCCTGCGGCGTGCTGAGCCGGCTGGAGCCCGACACCCTGTCGGAAAGCCGGCAGATCCAGGGCAACGACGTCTCGGTCATGGAAGCGATCTACCACGTGGTAGAGCATTTTTCCATGCACACCGGCCAGATCCTCTACATCGTTAAACTCCGCACCGGGGAACCCTTCGGGTTCTACAAGGCCACGGAGAACGGGCAGGCGAACGTTCGCTGGAACGCCGAATAA
- a CDS encoding peptide ligase PGM1-related protein — MPARTPASEDTELFLRLQKQLQNQFQRVFPDTQRPRAVVVVPSLSLDAGELSKISGVHHYEERLLCMLMLLRMPRTHLVYITSQPIHPTIIDYYLHLLPGIPLSHARRRLTLLSCNDASPKPLSQKILERPRLLEKIRETLSACQDAHMSCFNATHLERSLALQLGIPLYATDPALADLGSKSGSREVFREAGVPMPDGFERLRDMDDVAEALALLKERNPTLRRAVVKLNEGFSGEGNALFAYDGCPEDEELLPWIRRVLPTRIGFEARGETWERYSEKFSEMNGIVESFLEGARKQSPSAQCRIDPLGEVSPISTHDQVLGGPSGQVFLGCTFPANEAYRLDVQDAGLRVAEVLRSRGALGRFSVDFISVHEPAGWRHYAIEINLRKGGTTHPNLMLHYLADGAYDAASGLYLTPAGQPRYYYASDNMEDAVYQGLTPDDLIDIAVCHDLHFHGATQQGVVFHLIGALSEFGKLGVLCIGDSPKRAQELYADTVNVLAGESQKTPRVHVMGY, encoded by the coding sequence ATGCCCGCACGTACGCCGGCTTCTGAAGATACGGAGCTTTTCCTTCGCCTGCAGAAGCAACTCCAGAATCAATTCCAGCGCGTATTTCCCGATACGCAGCGTCCGAGGGCGGTGGTCGTCGTTCCCAGCCTGAGCCTGGATGCCGGCGAGTTGTCGAAGATCTCGGGGGTGCATCACTACGAAGAGCGGCTGCTGTGCATGCTGATGCTGCTCCGCATGCCGCGCACGCATCTGGTGTACATCACCAGCCAGCCGATCCACCCGACGATCATCGATTATTACCTGCACCTGTTGCCCGGCATTCCGCTGAGCCATGCGCGCCGCCGGCTCACGCTCCTCAGCTGCAACGACGCCTCGCCAAAGCCGCTGTCCCAGAAAATCCTGGAACGTCCTCGATTGCTGGAGAAGATCCGCGAGACGCTGTCGGCCTGCCAGGATGCGCACATGAGCTGCTTCAACGCGACGCATCTGGAGCGCTCGCTGGCGCTCCAGCTCGGCATCCCGCTCTACGCCACGGATCCGGCGCTGGCGGACCTCGGCTCGAAAAGCGGCAGCCGGGAGGTGTTTCGCGAGGCCGGCGTGCCCATGCCCGACGGATTCGAGCGTCTGCGCGACATGGACGATGTCGCCGAGGCGCTGGCGCTGCTCAAGGAACGCAATCCGACGCTCCGCCGGGCGGTCGTCAAGCTGAACGAGGGGTTTTCCGGGGAGGGCAACGCGCTGTTTGCGTATGACGGGTGCCCGGAGGATGAGGAGCTGCTGCCCTGGATCCGGCGGGTCTTGCCCACGCGTATCGGTTTTGAGGCCCGGGGTGAGACGTGGGAGCGCTACAGTGAGAAGTTTTCCGAGATGAACGGCATCGTGGAGAGTTTTCTGGAAGGCGCGCGCAAGCAGTCGCCCTCCGCGCAGTGCCGGATCGATCCGCTCGGGGAGGTGTCGCCCATATCGACCCACGATCAGGTGCTGGGCGGGCCCTCGGGTCAGGTTTTTCTGGGCTGCACGTTTCCGGCGAACGAAGCCTACCGCCTCGACGTGCAGGATGCCGGCTTGCGGGTGGCCGAGGTGCTCCGGAGCCGCGGCGCCCTGGGGCGGTTCAGCGTCGACTTCATCTCCGTGCATGAGCCGGCCGGCTGGCGGCATTACGCGATCGAGATCAACCTGCGGAAAGGCGGGACGACGCACCCCAATCTGATGCTGCACTATCTGGCCGACGGCGCCTACGACGCCGCGAGCGGCCTGTATCTCACCCCGGCCGGCCAGCCGCGCTATTACTACGCATCGGACAACATGGAGGACGCGGTGTACCAGGGGCTAACGCCCGACGACCTGATCGACATCGCGGTGTGCCACGATCTCCACTTTCACGGCGCCACGCAGCAAGGCGTGGTCTTTCACCTGATCGGCGCCCTGTCCGAATTTGGCAAACTGGGCGTCCTCTGCATCGGCGATAGCCCGAAACGGGCGCAAGAGCTGTATGCGGACACGGTAAACGTGCTCGCCGGCGAATCGCAAAAAACGCCGCGCGTCCATGTGATGGGGTACTGA
- a CDS encoding DUF2892 domain-containing protein codes for MEVILTQSERLIRAAVGMIVVGIGLMFSSWWGGIGLVLLLTSLYGACPVYAAIGALTTALRHRSKAHG; via the coding sequence ATGGAAGTTATTCTGACTCAATCTGAGAGGTTGATCCGGGCCGCGGTCGGTATGATCGTGGTGGGTATCGGCCTGATGTTCAGTAGTTGGTGGGGTGGAATCGGGCTGGTGCTGCTCCTGACAAGCCTTTACGGCGCCTGCCCGGTCTATGCCGCGATCGGCGCCCTCACAACGGCCCTGCGCCACCGGTCCAAGGCGCACGGGTGA
- a CDS encoding universal stress protein — protein sequence MRTINTILVAHDFSSCSSQALKDGIELAIATRASLHLLYVEVMHADSPLKGSEDTVKAARMKDMLHGAIQEAVAALGRQVSDIPSIVYCVLRDFAAAPSILQYAQEYSADLIVMGTHGRRGLPRKLIGSSAEEVVRLAGCPVLTVREHVQLKPLTASVRSILVPIDFSEHATYALGVAKDLADFFDARLDLVHVVEETLHPAFYNTGVFSVYDTNPDLEASVIEHLKKLYAETPGSEGPVRYTVRRGHAVHELLEAAREQGNDLIVIATHGLSGLDRAIMGSVTERIVRQAPTPVFTVKSGNLRVPERKREHAVAVL from the coding sequence ATGCGTACCATCAACACCATTCTTGTCGCCCATGATTTTTCTTCGTGCTCGTCCCAGGCACTGAAGGATGGCATCGAGCTCGCCATCGCCACGCGCGCTTCGCTGCATTTGCTGTATGTGGAAGTGATGCATGCGGACTCCCCGCTGAAGGGATCCGAGGATACGGTGAAGGCTGCGCGGATGAAGGATATGCTGCATGGCGCCATACAGGAGGCTGTAGCGGCGCTGGGCCGGCAGGTCTCGGATATCCCGAGCATCGTGTATTGCGTGCTGCGCGACTTTGCCGCGGCGCCGTCCATCCTGCAGTATGCGCAGGAGTACTCGGCCGACCTGATCGTGATGGGCACGCACGGCCGGCGCGGGTTGCCCCGGAAACTGATCGGCAGTTCGGCAGAGGAGGTCGTCCGGCTGGCCGGCTGCCCGGTGCTCACGGTGCGCGAGCACGTACAGCTCAAGCCGCTCACGGCGTCGGTTCGCTCCATCCTGGTGCCGATCGACTTTTCCGAGCACGCCACCTACGCACTCGGCGTCGCCAAAGACCTGGCGGACTTCTTCGATGCCCGTCTCGATCTGGTACATGTCGTGGAAGAGACGCTGCATCCGGCGTTTTACAATACCGGCGTCTTCTCGGTCTATGACACCAACCCCGATCTGGAGGCCAGTGTGATCGAGCATCTGAAGAAGCTGTATGCCGAAACGCCGGGGTCGGAAGGCCCCGTCCGGTACACCGTGCGCCGCGGACATGCCGTGCATGAATTGCTGGAAGCCGCCCGCGAACAGGGCAACGACCTCATCGTGATCGCCACGCACGGGCTCTCGGGGCTCGATCGCGCCATCATGGGCAGCGTCACCGAACGCATCGTGCGCCAGGCCCCGACGCCGGTCTTCACCGTGAAATCCGGTAACCTGCGCGTGCCCGAGCGGAAGCGCGAGCACGCCGTAGCGGTTTTATAA
- a CDS encoding universal stress protein, with the protein MVAIRHILFPTDFSECAEHAFSTAAALADRFDAEVVVFHARVKEDEANNPLTYYAADAPADENRPMYSLDDPFYKVIDVRDGERVRVVQAEIFGKTAEEAIVSFASRYDIDLIVMGTHGRHGPIRLLRGSTAEHVLRTAPCPVLTIKEDALAMFAKDTIEMLVPVDFSDYSREALHHAAELSRVFKSNVTLLHMVEEAVFPTVYGVEAAPISTVNLVLDRSREMLEKLAHEFFPSDRLPDMDVRIGHAASGITAFAEDNETDLIVMATHGLTGIKRFLMGSVAERVARHAPCAVFAVKPLGKSVLVAAGEAESSRHIR; encoded by the coding sequence ATGGTAGCCATACGCCACATTCTGTTTCCAACCGACTTCTCCGAATGCGCCGAGCACGCGTTCTCGACGGCCGCCGCGCTGGCGGACCGCTTCGATGCGGAGGTCGTGGTGTTCCACGCGCGGGTGAAGGAGGATGAGGCGAACAATCCGCTCACCTATTACGCAGCCGACGCGCCGGCGGACGAAAACCGCCCGATGTATTCGCTCGACGATCCGTTCTACAAAGTCATCGACGTGCGGGACGGCGAACGGGTGCGGGTCGTGCAGGCTGAAATCTTCGGCAAGACCGCCGAGGAAGCCATTGTGTCGTTCGCGAGCCGGTACGACATCGATCTGATCGTGATGGGCACGCACGGCCGGCATGGCCCGATCCGGCTGCTCCGCGGCAGCACGGCGGAGCATGTGTTGCGTACGGCGCCCTGCCCGGTCTTGACCATCAAGGAGGACGCCCTCGCGATGTTCGCCAAGGACACCATCGAAATGCTGGTGCCGGTGGACTTCTCCGACTATTCGCGCGAGGCCCTCCATCACGCCGCCGAGCTGAGCCGCGTATTCAAGAGCAACGTCACGCTGCTCCATATGGTCGAAGAAGCGGTGTTTCCGACCGTCTACGGGGTGGAAGCGGCGCCGATCTCGACCGTAAACCTCGTGCTCGACCGCTCGCGCGAGATGCTCGAAAAACTGGCGCACGAATTTTTCCCGTCGGACAGGCTTCCCGACATGGACGTCCGGATCGGGCATGCGGCCTCGGGGATTACCGCGTTTGCGGAAGACAACGAGACCGACCTGATCGTGATGGCCACGCATGGCCTCACCGGCATCAAGCGCTTCCTCATGGGGAGCGTCGCCGAGCGGGTGGCGCGTCATGCGCCCTGCGCGGTGTTTGCCGTCAAGCCGCTTGGCAAGTCGGTGCTGGTCGCGGCCGGCGAGGCGGAATCATCCCGTCATATACGCTAG
- a CDS encoding universal stress protein translates to MQRFQRMLVPVDFSPPSHDAMAAALDLAASQGARVDLVHVFEPPDFPALYGASALKVYGKVPDLREAAKHSLHEWLSEAHRVHPDVASHFREGHAASEIVAAAESLKSDLIVLSTHGHTGLKHVLLGSVAEHVVRVAPCPVLVMRAHVAPERDDDATERPALAEQNA, encoded by the coding sequence ATGCAACGGTTCCAACGCATGCTCGTCCCGGTAGACTTCTCGCCCCCTTCGCACGACGCGATGGCGGCGGCGCTCGATCTGGCCGCAAGCCAGGGGGCGCGCGTCGATCTGGTGCATGTGTTTGAGCCGCCCGATTTTCCGGCCCTCTACGGGGCGAGCGCGCTCAAGGTGTATGGCAAGGTGCCCGATCTGCGCGAGGCGGCGAAGCATTCGCTCCACGAATGGTTGTCGGAAGCGCATCGGGTGCATCCGGATGTAGCGTCCCACTTCCGGGAAGGGCACGCCGCGTCCGAGATCGTCGCCGCGGCCGAGTCCCTGAAGAGCGATCTCATTGTATTGTCGACCCATGGTCATACCGGCTTGAAGCACGTCTTGCTGGGCAGCGTCGCCGAGCACGTCGTGCGGGTGGCGCCGTGCCCGGTACTCGTGATGCGGGCCCACGTGGCCCCCGAGCGAGACGACGACGCCACGGAACGGCCGGCACTGGCCGAAC